The Sphingobium sp. EP60837 DNA segment CAGGAGCGATCCTCCTATTCTTGGAGACGTTCAGAAAGGCGCCCGACCTGGCGCGTGCGGCACGACGTGCAATCGAGGCGGGCAAGCAGATCATCGCCTACAAGCTGGGGCGCTCCGATCTGGGGCGCGACCTTGCAGCATCCCACACAGGCGCCATGGCGGGTGGGGACGAGGTCGCGAATGCCTTCTTCCGCGCGAACGGCATACTGCGTGCCGATTGCTTGGAGACATTGTTCGAACTTCCGCTGCTGCTGGCCAACCGGCGTCCTTCAGCGCAGCATCGCGTGGCCGTGATGACCACGACCGGCGGCGGCGGCGCGCTGGTAGCTGATCGGCTCGGTACGCTGGGCGTCAACATCGTCGCGCCAACAGACAAGGTGGTTGAGAATTTGGCCAAAAAGAATATCAGTATCTCCAAGAGCCGGCTTACTGACCTAACGCTCACCGGCACCAAGGCGGAAGTTTACGGAGCGGTCGCGAGTGAATTGCTCGCATCGGATCATTGCGACCTTGTCCTGGCCGTCGCGGGCAGTTCCGCGCAATTCCAGCCGGAAATTACCGTCGGATCACTGGTCCAGGCCGACAAGCACGGCAAGCCGCTGGCTGTGTTCATCGCGCCCGATGCGCAGGTTGGCCTGCAACAGCTGGCCGACGCCGGCATCGCCGGGTTCCGCACGCCGGAAACCTGCGCGGATGCAGTCAGTTCCTGGGCCAACTGGGCCATGCCGCAGGAGCAGCCCAAGGCTGATCCCGCTACGATCGAAGCGGTGGAAGGCGCAATCAGCGCTCTTGCCGGCCGTCAGCCCAACGAATTCGATGCGGGCCTGATCTTCGGCGCGATCGGCATTCAGACCGCGCCGGCCAGCATCATCCGGGAACCGGGGGAGCGGGTCGATCTCCAGTTTCCAGTGGTGGCGAAGATCCTGTCACCGGACATCCCGCACAAGACCGATGCAGGTGGGGTCGTGCTGGGTATCAAGGGTCAGGACGCCCTTGCCGAAGCGGCAACGCAGATATTGAGCCGCGTCGGCGCCGGTCATCCCGGCGCGGCAATCGATGGCATATTGGTGCAGCAGATGGAGCGCGGCAGCCTGGCGGAGGCGATTTTGGGATTTCGCAACGACCCGGAGGTGGGCCCGATCGTGGTGCTCGGCATCGGCGGCATCCTTGCCGAAGTTTACAAGGACGCGGCAATCCGCCTCGCCCCCACTACGTCAAAGGAAGCGCGCTCGATGATTGAGGAGGTGCGGGGGCTGGCGGTGATCCGCGGCTATCGTGGGCTGCCTGCCGGTGATTGCGATGCCCTTGCCGACGCGATCGTGTCGATGTCTCGGCTCGCGGAGATCCAAGGTATCGCCGAGGCCGAGATCAACCCGCTGTTCGTTAAACCGGCCGGTCAGGGTGTGGTCGCGGTCGACGGGTTGGTCATACTCGACAGGGACTGACTTGCCTGGGCTTCATGAAATGAGAGGAATGCCAAAATGGATTTGGGTTTGACCGGCAAGACAGCCATTGTAACCGGAGCCGGCAGCGGCATCGGGGCCGGCATCGCGGCGCGTTTCTGTGCGGAGGGCGCGAATGTCGTGGTCGCCGACGTCAATCTGGAAGCGGCCGAAGCACAGGCGCAAAAACTTCGCGAAGCTGGTTACAACGCACTCGCGGTCGGCGTGAACGTGATCGACGAGGCCGCCGTCAATGCGATGGTTGAAAAGGCTGTTGCGGAGTTCGGGCGGATTCACATCCTGGTGAACAATGCGGGCCTTGCGCGCGATATGCGGATCACCAAGATGACCACGAATGACTGGGACATCGTCCTCGACGTGATCCTCAAGGGCTCCTTCTATTGCACGCGCGCGGTCGTTCCGCATCTGGTGGAACAGAAATGGGGCCGGATCGTGAACATCTCATCGCGCGCGCATCTGGGCAATCCTGGGCAGGCAAATTATTCCGCCGCGAAGGCGGGCATCATCGGCTTCACCCGGGCGATGTCGCTTGAGCTTGGCCGGCATTTCGTCACCGTGAATGCGGTAGCCCCCGGAATCATTGAAACGCCGCTGGTGAACTCTCTGCCCCATTGGGACAAGGTTCGCGAAAATGCGGAGAAGACCACGCCGGTTCCGCGCATCGGCCAACCGGCGGACATAGCCGACGCCGTCGTGTTCCTGGCGTCCGAAAACGCCGGCTACATCAGCGGCGACGTGCTGCACGTTACCGGCGGCCGGTACTGATAGAGGATAATGAGTATGACCGAAGCTTATATCATCGGCGCCGGAATGACGCCGCTTGGGAAGCACTGGAACGAGAGCGTCAAACAGCTCTCCGGACGGGCGATCGACGCTGCGCTGGCCGACGCCGGCATCGGCCTGGATTCCATCGAGGGCGCATGGTTCTGCAACACGCGACTCGGCGTGCTGGAGGGTCAGCATAATATTCGCGGCCAAACGGTCCTGCGCGCCTATGGTTTCGAGAATATCCCCATCTTCAACACCGACAATGCGTGCGCCAGTTCCAGTTCCGGCCTGGCGCAGGCCTGGGCCGCGGTCCGTTCCGGCATCCATGACGTCGTGCTGGTCGTGGGCGCCGAGAAGATGAACTTCAGCGACCGGGACGAGCAGATGTTCGAGGCTTTCAAGGGAAGCTGGGACCGTGATCTCGCCGACCAGCAGATGGAAGCTCTGCTGGCCTTGGGCGAAGATATGACGTTGCCCGAAAAGGCGCTCAACCAGGCCGGTCAGCGCTCCGTCTTCATGGACATCTACGCCGCGATGGCGCGATACCATATGTATCGGTTCGGCACCACCGAACAGCAGATTGCCGAGGTTGCCGCGAAGAACCACTGGCATTCGCAGTGGAATGAATATGCCCAGTACCGCACGCCGATGACGGCGGAAGAGGTTCTGGCCGACAAGCTTATTTCCTATCCGATGACGCGCGCCATGTGCGCGCCGATGAGCGACGGTGCCGCCGCACTCGTCATCGCCTCCGAGCGTGCGATGAACCGTTTCGACCGGACGCGGGCGGTTGGCATTCGCGGCGTGGCCGTGAGCAGCGGCAGCAACCGCAAGCCCGAGGAGCTGGACAAGCACCTCACCAGGACCGCCGCCAATCGCGCCTATGAACTGGCCGGGCTGGGGCCGGACGATGTTTCGGTTGCCGAGCTGCATGACGCCACCGCCTTTGCCGAAATCATGCAGAGCGAGCATTGCGGTTTTGCGGCCTATGGAGAGGGCGGGCCGCTGGCGGAAAGCGGTGCGACGCGTCTTGGCGGCAGGCTTCCCATCAACGTGTCGGGTGGGCTCCTATCCAAGGGGCATCCGATCGGCGCGACCGGGGCCATCCAGGTCAACGAGATCGTCACGCAGCTGCGCGGCGAAGCCGGCGCACGGCAGGTCGAAGGCGCCCGGATAGGCCTGTGCGAGAATGGCGGCGGCTTTTACGGCTTCGAGGAGGCAGCCTGCGTGGTTTCCCTGTTCGAGGCACCCGGCAGGAACTGAGCATGGCTATCGACCGGGAAAGACTCCTGGCCTATCGGGTCGAGGACGTTCGGCAGGAATATAGCGCGCGCGACACGGCCTTCTACGCTCTGTCCGTGGGTATGGGCCACGATCCGCTCGACGAACGCCGCCTGGCGTTCGTCGACCCGAACAAGGGCGCGGAACAGCAGGTCCTGCCGTCCATGGCGCTGGTGCTGGGCTATCCGGGCTTCTGGCTGGTCCGGCCAGAAACGACGATCGATCCAAGCCGGATATTGCATGGAACGCAGGCCGTCGAATGGCATAATCCGCTTCCGCCCAGCGGCGCTGTGATCGGCCGTACCAGCCTTATCCAATTGATCGACCGTGGAGAAGGAAAGCATGGCTTCGCCGTCTCCAAACGCGAAATCGTGGATGCCGTAACGGCGACATTATACGCCACGCTGACGCAGGTTCACGTCCTGCGCGGGCAGGGCGGTTTCGGGGGAGAGGACGCACCCCTGGCGCCGTCCCAGAAGCTGCCGGACGAGCCGCCCTCCTGCCAGGTCGATGTTCCGACGCAGGCCGACCAGGCGCTGTTTTACCGGCTGAACGGCGACCTTTTCGGACTCCATGCCGATCCTGAACTGGCGCGGCGTTCCGGTTTTCCCAAACCCATCCTTCATGGAATGTGCGTTGCGGGAATCGTCACCCAAAGCCTGATGAAAACACTGGTGGGGGACGACCCCGTGCGATTGAAAGCCATCGAGATGCGCTTCTCTGCACCGCTTTTCCCCGGCGAAACGGTGCGGGTAGAGATATGGCCCGACGGCTCTTTCCGCGCGCTCAGCGTGGAGCGGAACTTGGTCGTACTCGACAATGGAAGGGTCAGCTGGACTTGATGAACGCCGCTGGCTCTGTCGATAGTCGGTGAGCCAAGGTCCGCGCGTTTTTCCAAGCGATCGGATTCCCTTGTCGGAAAATCCGTTGGTTGGGTCGATCCCAACACGCCTATGTCTCGGCGTGCCTCGAAAATAATCGAGTATGATTGCCGCCACTGCGGCAGCGGTTGCCTTGCCCACCGCGCCAGCATGAGGCAGGGCGGGTAGGGACGATCCTCGCGATGACAGCAAAACAAAGCTACGCGTCAGCTGAGGATCGTCCTTTACAAGGTCACGAAAACGAACTGAGTGTCACCAGCCGATTTTCAGCAGCATGCCGCCTTCAACAGGCAGCGTCACGCCAGTGATGAACTTCGCCTCATCCGAGGCGAGGAACAGCGCAGCGTTGGCAATGTCCCAAGCCGATCCTCCCTGCCGGCGCAGCGGAACCTTGCTGTTTCGTTCCGCGATCAGATCTTCCCGCGACCGTCCGGTGGTGCGCATGCGCGTATCGATCGACATTGAGGTCTGCATCAAT contains these protein-coding regions:
- a CDS encoding acetate--CoA ligase family protein; its protein translation is MNLESKRQFEALFAPKSIALIGASSDSKKHTSRPQRSLRKQGYEGRIFPINPNRAEVGGDVAYPSLLDVPAAVDHAFIMVPRDAVPAAIEQCVAKNVPVATICTDGFAETGDEGLAIQQQILATARAGGLRLLGPNCSGIYSSTPSCALSINASVELLDVRPGPLAIVSQSGSMTGGLMSRGLGRGVGFSRIVSIGNECDLSVGEITDWLVDDPETGAILLFLETFRKAPDLARAARRAIEAGKQIIAYKLGRSDLGRDLAASHTGAMAGGDEVANAFFRANGILRADCLETLFELPLLLANRRPSAQHRVAVMTTTGGGGALVADRLGTLGVNIVAPTDKVVENLAKKNISISKSRLTDLTLTGTKAEVYGAVASELLASDHCDLVLAVAGSSAQFQPEITVGSLVQADKHGKPLAVFIAPDAQVGLQQLADAGIAGFRTPETCADAVSSWANWAMPQEQPKADPATIEAVEGAISALAGRQPNEFDAGLIFGAIGIQTAPASIIREPGERVDLQFPVVAKILSPDIPHKTDAGGVVLGIKGQDALAEAATQILSRVGAGHPGAAIDGILVQQMERGSLAEAILGFRNDPEVGPIVVLGIGGILAEVYKDAAIRLAPTTSKEARSMIEEVRGLAVIRGYRGLPAGDCDALADAIVSMSRLAEIQGIAEAEINPLFVKPAGQGVVAVDGLVILDRD
- the fabG gene encoding 3-oxoacyl-ACP reductase FabG, with amino-acid sequence MDLGLTGKTAIVTGAGSGIGAGIAARFCAEGANVVVADVNLEAAEAQAQKLREAGYNALAVGVNVIDEAAVNAMVEKAVAEFGRIHILVNNAGLARDMRITKMTTNDWDIVLDVILKGSFYCTRAVVPHLVEQKWGRIVNISSRAHLGNPGQANYSAAKAGIIGFTRAMSLELGRHFVTVNAVAPGIIETPLVNSLPHWDKVRENAEKTTPVPRIGQPADIADAVVFLASENAGYISGDVLHVTGGRY
- a CDS encoding thiolase family protein, whose protein sequence is MTEAYIIGAGMTPLGKHWNESVKQLSGRAIDAALADAGIGLDSIEGAWFCNTRLGVLEGQHNIRGQTVLRAYGFENIPIFNTDNACASSSSGLAQAWAAVRSGIHDVVLVVGAEKMNFSDRDEQMFEAFKGSWDRDLADQQMEALLALGEDMTLPEKALNQAGQRSVFMDIYAAMARYHMYRFGTTEQQIAEVAAKNHWHSQWNEYAQYRTPMTAEEVLADKLISYPMTRAMCAPMSDGAAALVIASERAMNRFDRTRAVGIRGVAVSSGSNRKPEELDKHLTRTAANRAYELAGLGPDDVSVAELHDATAFAEIMQSEHCGFAAYGEGGPLAESGATRLGGRLPINVSGGLLSKGHPIGATGAIQVNEIVTQLRGEAGARQVEGARIGLCENGGGFYGFEEAACVVSLFEAPGRN
- a CDS encoding MaoC/PaaZ C-terminal domain-containing protein, which translates into the protein MAIDRERLLAYRVEDVRQEYSARDTAFYALSVGMGHDPLDERRLAFVDPNKGAEQQVLPSMALVLGYPGFWLVRPETTIDPSRILHGTQAVEWHNPLPPSGAVIGRTSLIQLIDRGEGKHGFAVSKREIVDAVTATLYATLTQVHVLRGQGGFGGEDAPLAPSQKLPDEPPSCQVDVPTQADQALFYRLNGDLFGLHADPELARRSGFPKPILHGMCVAGIVTQSLMKTLVGDDPVRLKAIEMRFSAPLFPGETVRVEIWPDGSFRALSVERNLVVLDNGRVSWT